The Brevibacillus brevis genome contains a region encoding:
- a CDS encoding HugZ family pyridoxamine 5'-phosphate oxidase: MKAMDKEAMKAQYQSFAANMKTLMLSTVDEHGKPFLSYAPFVKYDGKFYIYISKIANHYRYMEENPAVDVMLIEDESKATNLFARQRARFVCSALNLGNAGYDAIFELFAQSFGKNMMDMLRGLDFSLFELTPSEGRYVAGFGQAYDIDLTADKFVHVNRDGHTSQK; this comes from the coding sequence ATGAAAGCGATGGATAAGGAAGCGATGAAGGCCCAGTACCAATCGTTTGCTGCAAACATGAAGACACTCATGTTAAGCACGGTCGACGAGCATGGAAAACCGTTTCTCTCCTATGCCCCGTTCGTCAAATACGATGGAAAGTTCTACATCTACATTAGTAAAATTGCGAATCACTATCGCTACATGGAAGAAAATCCGGCAGTCGATGTCATGCTCATTGAAGACGAGTCGAAAGCAACCAATCTGTTTGCTCGCCAGCGCGCCCGCTTCGTGTGTTCGGCCCTGAATTTGGGTAATGCCGGTTACGATGCGATCTTCGAGCTGTTTGCACAGTCATTTGGAAAAAACATGATGGATATGCTGCGCGGCCTTGATTTTTCCTTGTTCGAATTGACGCCATCTGAGGGACGCTATGTAGCTGGGTTCGGTCAGGCTTACGACATTGACCTGACAGCCGATAAATTTGTCCACGTCAACCGAGATGGTCACACATCCCAAAAATAA
- a CDS encoding ABC transporter ATP-binding protein: MLQVQSLNISYGPRTIVHDFSLDIQEGEVVSIIGPNGSGKSSILKAISRLIPCKSGRVCIADQELNSLSMKQISRIMCMLCQSNTCPSDVTVGELVGYGRVPHKKWFERLSGEDYEIVTWALEQTDMLSYKDRYLVSLSGGEAQRAWIAMALAQRPKILLLDEPTTYLDIAHQLDVLELVRKLNQDLKLTVVMVLHDLNHASAYSDKICVINDGSLRIFGKPQDVLTMELIRSVYGVETEIQYTPDSASPRIHVLKKANETSEVLV, translated from the coding sequence ATGTTACAGGTGCAATCGTTGAACATCAGCTACGGTCCGCGCACAATCGTCCATGACTTTTCCCTCGATATCCAAGAAGGAGAGGTTGTTTCGATCATTGGTCCAAACGGTTCAGGAAAATCATCGATTCTCAAAGCGATTTCACGGCTGATTCCTTGTAAAAGCGGCCGTGTATGTATTGCGGATCAAGAATTGAACAGCCTGAGTATGAAGCAAATCTCTCGCATCATGTGCATGCTTTGCCAATCCAACACGTGCCCGTCAGACGTAACCGTAGGAGAGCTGGTTGGATATGGTCGCGTTCCCCATAAAAAATGGTTTGAGCGCCTGAGTGGCGAAGACTATGAGATCGTCACGTGGGCTTTGGAACAAACCGATATGCTCAGCTACAAGGACCGCTACCTCGTCTCTCTGTCTGGCGGGGAAGCACAGCGTGCATGGATCGCGATGGCTTTGGCCCAACGACCGAAAATTTTGTTGCTCGATGAACCAACTACCTATTTGGACATCGCCCATCAACTGGATGTGCTCGAGCTCGTTCGCAAGCTGAATCAGGATTTGAAGCTGACGGTTGTCATGGTGCTGCATGATTTGAATCACGCCAGCGCCTACAGCGATAAAATTTGTGTGATTAATGACGGAAGCCTGCGTATTTTTGGAAAACCTCAAGATGTGCTTACGATGGAGCTGATTCGCAGCGTGTACGGTGTCGAAACCGAGATTCAGTACACACCAGACAGCGCTAGCCCAAGGATTCACGTACTGAAAAAAGCAAACGAAACAAGTGAGGTGCTCGTATGA
- a CDS encoding FecCD family ABC transporter permease, with protein MNQHIPNRKAALLVTACIMLVVAVLLSIGLGSVRLTLAETIETLLGHGDAASQTILWDIRIPRIFLALLIGANLAASGALLQAVMQNPLADPGLTGVSSGAAVTVLFIMLVVPDYSYLIPLAAIIGGGVAAGMVYSMAWKKQGGLTPVRIILSGVAVNAVFGGAIGLLSILYSDKLPGALQWMNGSLSGKGMGDVMVMLPYSIVGWIAALLSIRQANILRLGEQVAHNLGQNLHRLRLSLSIIAVYLAAVSVSTVGLVGFIGLVVPHMARMLVGSDYRLCLPFSLVLGSLVLLVADTFGRTAFAPLEIPAGIVMAIVGGPYFLYLMRKGGM; from the coding sequence GTGAACCAGCACATTCCGAACAGGAAAGCAGCTCTCTTGGTGACAGCTTGCATCATGCTCGTTGTAGCTGTACTGCTCTCCATTGGTCTGGGGAGCGTGCGCCTCACTCTTGCCGAAACGATTGAAACCTTACTCGGACACGGCGATGCCGCCAGTCAAACCATCCTGTGGGATATCCGGATTCCGCGTATTTTTCTTGCCCTATTGATCGGGGCCAATCTCGCTGCATCGGGTGCCCTCCTGCAAGCAGTCATGCAAAATCCGCTTGCCGATCCAGGCTTGACGGGCGTATCCAGTGGGGCGGCCGTTACGGTGTTGTTCATCATGCTGGTCGTGCCCGACTATTCTTACTTGATACCTCTAGCTGCCATCATTGGTGGCGGAGTAGCAGCAGGCATGGTCTACTCCATGGCTTGGAAAAAACAGGGTGGATTAACACCTGTGCGCATCATATTATCGGGGGTTGCCGTCAACGCTGTCTTCGGTGGAGCAATCGGGTTATTGTCCATCCTGTATAGTGACAAGCTGCCGGGTGCGCTGCAATGGATGAATGGCAGTCTGTCCGGAAAAGGCATGGGCGATGTCATGGTGATGCTTCCCTACTCGATCGTCGGGTGGATCGCAGCCCTGTTATCGATCAGGCAGGCAAACATTTTGCGCCTCGGAGAACAAGTCGCTCACAATTTAGGGCAGAACTTGCATCGCTTGCGCCTCTCTCTTTCTATCATCGCGGTCTATCTGGCAGCTGTTTCGGTATCGACTGTCGGCCTTGTTGGGTTTATCGGACTCGTCGTCCCGCACATGGCTCGCATGCTCGTCGGCTCTGATTACCGTCTCTGCTTGCCGTTTAGCCTCGTGCTTGGCTCTCTTGTCTTGCTTGTTGCCGATACGTTTGGTCGAACTGCATTCGCTCCTTTGGAGATTCCTGCCGGGATTGTGATGGCAATCGTGGGCGGACCTTATTTTCTTTACTTGATGCGAAAAGGGGGCATGTGA
- a CDS encoding Zn-dependent hydrolase gives MINSDRLWDRLGQLGNIGKQEAGGITRLSFTPEERAAKDLVTGFMKEAGLCVREDEVGNLIGRKEGKNPAAPVVLVGSHIDSVPNGGDYDGPLGVLAGVEVLQTMQEQGIETEHPIEVIAFTDEEGTRFGYGMIGSRGIAGLIKRDELEQADKNGISIAEAMRQTGLDPDRTSLAARTPGSVKAYVELHIEQGKVLESRGLSVGIVTGVAGPLWLNFVLEGEAGHAGATPMNLRRDPMAAAAQVMLAIEEEAGRTGTSVGTVGRLQAFPGGVNVIPGRVEFSLDLRDVDEAIRDEVEQRIYERAKAICANRNVTLKVELLQRIAPAVCSDDIQNAVAEACEAEGLEAFRLPSGAGHDCMQLVELCPVGMIFARSKDGISHNPAEFTTKEDCANGAQVLYRTVLSLAK, from the coding sequence ATGATCAATTCGGATCGATTGTGGGATCGATTGGGACAGCTTGGCAACATTGGGAAGCAAGAGGCGGGCGGCATCACCCGGTTGTCTTTTACGCCTGAGGAACGGGCGGCAAAGGATCTCGTCACAGGCTTTATGAAGGAAGCAGGTCTCTGCGTTCGCGAAGATGAGGTCGGGAATTTGATTGGGCGAAAAGAAGGGAAAAATCCGGCCGCTCCTGTCGTTTTGGTTGGCTCGCATATCGACTCCGTACCAAATGGCGGCGATTATGACGGCCCACTTGGGGTACTGGCTGGTGTAGAAGTTTTACAGACGATGCAGGAACAGGGGATCGAAACAGAGCATCCGATCGAAGTCATCGCGTTCACGGATGAAGAAGGAACGCGTTTTGGTTACGGGATGATCGGCAGTCGCGGTATCGCGGGTCTGATCAAGCGTGACGAGCTGGAACAAGCAGACAAGAATGGGATCTCGATTGCCGAAGCCATGCGACAAACGGGTCTTGATCCGGATCGCACCAGTCTCGCTGCCAGAACTCCCGGAAGTGTGAAAGCGTATGTAGAGCTACATATCGAGCAAGGCAAGGTACTGGAGAGCCGCGGGCTATCTGTCGGGATCGTGACAGGAGTAGCGGGTCCGCTCTGGTTGAATTTCGTGCTAGAGGGAGAAGCCGGTCATGCCGGGGCAACGCCGATGAATTTGCGCCGTGATCCGATGGCAGCCGCCGCTCAGGTGATGCTTGCTATTGAGGAAGAAGCCGGACGGACTGGAACCAGTGTAGGGACGGTTGGAAGGCTGCAAGCTTTCCCTGGTGGAGTGAATGTCATTCCGGGACGAGTCGAGTTTTCGCTTGATTTGCGCGATGTGGATGAAGCGATCCGTGATGAAGTGGAACAGCGTATTTATGAACGGGCAAAAGCGATCTGTGCTAATCGCAATGTGACGTTGAAAGTAGAGCTGCTGCAACGCATAGCTCCTGCTGTATGCTCGGACGATATCCAGAATGCTGTAGCCGAAGCGTGTGAGGCTGAAGGCTTGGAAGCATTTAGACTGCCAAGTGGCGCAGGGCATGATTGCATGCAGCTAGTTGAGCTGTGCCCGGTTGGGATGATTTTCGCTCGTTCCAAGGATGGCATTAGCCACAACCCGGCAGAGTTCACGACAAAAGAGGATTGTGCGAACGGAGCGCAAGTACTGTACCGAACCGTTTTATCCTTGGCAAAATAG
- a CDS encoding M20 family metallopeptidase — protein MTATAVGTLNKAVEEIKDQVIAWRRYLHENPELSFHEEKTAQFVYETLLTFGNLEVSRPTKNSVMARLIGSQPGKVLAMRADMDALPITEENTFEFVSKNPGVMHACGHDGHTSMLLGTAKLLSGMKDQIKGEVRFFFQHAEEVYPGGAEEMVQAGVMDGVDMVIGTHLWSTMEFGTVGICPGPMMAAPDTFWITVLGKGGHAALPHETIDSIAIAAQVVTNLQHIVSRNADPLDNLVLSVTQFVGGTTHNVIPGAVEICGTVRSFDKNLRESVPGLMERVIKGITEAHGAGYKFKYEFGYRPVINDAEVTKLMEEVVEESLGAEWVEHMRPTMGGEDFSAFQQKAPGCFFYVAAGNKEKGITYPHHHPRFTIDEDALEVGVKMFVNAARKIVM, from the coding sequence ATGACAGCAACAGCAGTGGGAACGCTTAATAAGGCGGTCGAAGAAATCAAGGATCAGGTAATCGCGTGGAGACGGTATTTGCACGAGAATCCGGAATTATCCTTCCATGAAGAAAAAACAGCACAGTTTGTATATGAGACACTGCTTACCTTTGGCAATCTGGAAGTGTCCAGACCGACGAAAAACAGTGTGATGGCCAGATTGATCGGTTCCCAGCCTGGAAAAGTGCTCGCCATGCGCGCTGACATGGACGCATTGCCGATTACGGAAGAGAATACGTTTGAATTCGTATCGAAAAATCCTGGCGTCATGCATGCGTGCGGACACGACGGACATACTTCCATGCTGCTCGGAACGGCAAAGCTGCTGTCCGGGATGAAGGATCAGATCAAGGGAGAGGTTCGTTTCTTCTTTCAGCACGCGGAGGAAGTATACCCAGGCGGAGCGGAGGAAATGGTACAGGCAGGCGTCATGGACGGCGTAGATATGGTGATTGGCACGCATCTGTGGTCGACGATGGAGTTTGGGACAGTGGGTATCTGCCCAGGTCCAATGATGGCAGCTCCTGATACGTTCTGGATCACTGTTCTTGGAAAAGGCGGACATGCGGCGCTCCCGCATGAAACGATCGACAGCATTGCAATTGCGGCACAAGTGGTGACTAACCTCCAGCACATCGTATCCCGCAATGCGGATCCGCTCGATAATCTGGTTCTTTCTGTCACACAATTTGTGGGTGGAACAACACATAACGTCATTCCGGGTGCTGTAGAGATTTGCGGGACAGTCCGCAGCTTTGACAAAAATCTGCGCGAGTCGGTTCCGGGACTCATGGAACGCGTGATCAAAGGCATTACAGAAGCACACGGCGCGGGGTACAAGTTCAAATACGAATTTGGCTATCGCCCGGTCATCAACGATGCTGAAGTGACGAAATTGATGGAAGAGGTCGTCGAAGAATCACTGGGAGCAGAATGGGTAGAGCATATGCGTCCAACCATGGGTGGCGAGGATTTCTCCGCCTTCCAGCAAAAAGCGCCAGGCTGCTTCTTCTACGTCGCTGCCGGAAACAAAGAAAAAGGCATCACATATCCACACCACCATCCACGCTTTACGATCGACGAGGATGCGCTCGAAGTCGGCGTAAAAATGTTCGTCAACGCGGCAAGAAAAATCGTGATGTAA
- a CDS encoding DinB family protein — protein MTYSTALTLWLTIQERFHKTAKSLPEQDLRLSMNGVSIGYMLRHSAEVEYMFAEWFFGRSIPVDVELLTKNGPAGTKVTFTNVQELADFMTASNQHLIDAMRDLPEEAWHKSVETPLGSSTPLEALGRLMYHTGIHAGQISQIQKSFHTKEKELTH, from the coding sequence ATGACCTATTCAACCGCATTGACACTTTGGCTCACCATCCAGGAACGTTTTCACAAGACTGCGAAAAGCTTGCCCGAGCAAGATTTGCGTTTGAGCATGAATGGAGTCTCCATCGGGTATATGCTGCGCCATAGCGCTGAGGTCGAGTACATGTTTGCCGAATGGTTTTTCGGCCGGAGCATCCCAGTGGACGTAGAGCTATTGACGAAAAACGGTCCTGCCGGAACCAAAGTTACATTTACCAACGTGCAAGAGCTCGCTGATTTCATGACCGCTTCCAACCAACACCTGATCGATGCGATGCGTGACTTACCGGAGGAAGCTTGGCACAAATCCGTTGAAACGCCATTGGGCTCTTCTACTCCTTTGGAAGCATTGGGTCGCCTCATGTATCACACGGGTATCCATGCCGGACAAATTTCGCAGATTCAAAAATCATTTCACACCAAAGAAAAAGAACTCACCCACTGA